The Coriobacteriia bacterium sequence AAAATATTGATATTGATGACTGAATGATACGGTCACCGACGAAAAGGAGAAAGATTATGGCTGTAAGCCGCGAAGAAATCGTAGAGGCTCTCAAAGAGATGCCGGCACTCGAGCTTTCAGAGCTCGTTAAGGAACTGGAAGAAGTATTCGGAGTATCTGCAGCTGCACCTATGATGGCTGCAGGAGCAGCTGCCGGCGCAGGCGCCGCAGAGGTTGAAGAAGAGCAGGTCAACTTCGATGTAGTCCTTGAAGGCTTCGGCGACAACAAAATCGCTGTCATCAAGATCGTTCGTGAGCTAACCGGTCTCGGTCTGAAAGACGCCAAGGATCTCGTCGAGTCAGCTCCCAAGGCTATTCTCGAAGGCGTTGCAAAGGATAAGGCAGAAGAGGCAAAGGGTAAGCTCGCTGATGCAGGTGCTGCCGTCAGCCTTAAATAATTCATTCGAAATTAGGTATACCTTCCTTTGCTTCATCACCGATAAGCTGATCGACGCAAAGGAAATAACTCGCCTTATGACCGGCTCTTCAGAGCCGGTCATTTTGATTTTCGAGGTAAAACGGTTAGAATTAAGTTTCGTTTTACCGTTTTGTAAAACATTTCCTCGTCAAATTTTATGCTGGCATAATCATGCGCATCTTATTCAGTTTGGATTCTACGTTTAACGGTGAAAGTCGATACGAAAGATCAGACCGCAAGAGCGGAGGTATGTGTTGATAGAACTCAAGAACGTCAATAAAAAGTTTGGCGACCACCACGTTCTTAAGGATATAAACCTCGAGGTTAAAACCGGTCAAAAACTTGTCATCATAGGGCCTTCCGGCTCGGGTAAATCCACGATGATTCGTTGCATGAACATGCTCGAGAAGCCGACTTCGGGACAAGTGTTCGTCGACGGAGTGGAGCTTACCGCGCGCAAAGTACCTATCGCAGCGGTCAGGCAGTCGGTCGCCATGGTGTTCCAACAGTTCAATCTGTACCCGCACAAAACGGTGCTTGAGAATCTGACGCTTGCCCCCGTCGTCGTCCAAGGGGTGTCGAAAGAGGAAGCAGAGGATTCCGGAATGGCCTACTTGGACCGGGTGGGCTTACGCGAGAAGTACAACGCGTATCCCAATCAGCTTTCCGGTGGGCAGCAGCAGCGTGTCGCCATCGCGCGCGCGCTCAACATGCATCCGAAAGTCTTGTTGTTCGATGAGCCGACTTCGGCGCTCGATCCGGAGATGATCCAAGAGGTCCTCGACGTTATCATCGGACTGGCCGAAGAGGGCATAACGATGGTCGTCGTGACGCATGAGATGGGGTTTGCGAAAGTGGCCGCCGATCGAGTCGTATTCGTAGATGAGGGACGAATTATCGAAGACGGCACTCCGGCGCACTTCTTTGAAAATGCGCAAAACGATCGCACAAAATTATTCTTGAGCAAAATACTTCGATAGGTAATGCCGCGCATGAAAGTCACGCGCTGTGAATAGGGGTTGCGTGTAAGCGAGATGCATACACGGTACGATTAGGGGAAACTCTCGGTTCGATATCGGGGGGATCGAAACGGTTGAAATAAGAAGGAGGAATCATGAAGAAGAAAATGCTCGTTCTGGTTATCGCGTTTGCGCTCGTTTTGAGCGTTACTGCACTGGTAGGGTGCGGCACGGAGGAAGCGGCGACCACCGGTAGCACCGGGGTCTCGTCCGACATCCAAAAGATCAAAGATGCCGGTGTGCTCAAAGTCGGCGTGAAGGTCGATGTGCCGAACTTCGGTTACAAGGATCCCAAGACCAATAAAATCGACGGATTCGAAATCGATTTGGCGCGTCAGCTCGCAAAACGAATTCTCGGTGACGAGAGCAAAATTCAGCTTGAGCCCGTTACCGCGAAAACGCGCGGGCCGCTTCTCGACAACGGTCAACTCGATGTCGTAATCGCGACTTTCACAATCAAGCCCGATCGCTTGCTGCAGTGGAACTTCTCGGATGGTTACTATACCGATGAAGTGGGAATTCTCGTGAAGAAAAACTCCGGGATCGCCGGGCTCAAGGATCTCAACGGCAAGAAGGTCGGCGTGGCCCAAGGCGCGACTACAAAGGATGCCATCGAGGCCGAGATTGCGACCCAGAAGCTTTCCATCAAGCCGAATTATCTTGAATTTGCGAGCTACCCTGAAATCAATGCGGCTCTCGAGTCGGGACGAATCGATGCGTTCTCAGTCGACAAGTCGATCCTGACCGGCTATCTGAGCTCCGACAAGGTTATCCTCGCAGAAGGGTTTGCACCGCAGGAGTACGGAATCGCCACCAAAAAAGGTAACGACGGAATCACCGAAGAGTGCAACACCATGCTGAAAGAAATGACGGCGAACGGTGAAATGGCGACTCTTTTGAAGAAGTGGAATCTTAATTAACGATGGGCCCTTTCAGTCTCCAAAAATGGCAAGCCTCGCTTTCCAATGTCCCCATGCTTATCGAGGGCTTGGGAGTCACGTTGATAGTGTCCGTTACAGGTCTCGCGCTTGCGATGATCATCGGCGTTGTTTTCGGCGTCCTCTCAAGCTCTCATTGGAAAGTCGCGCGCTTTTTTGCCCGCATATATGTGGAGTTTTTTCAGAACACTCCCTTGCTCATTCAGGTGTTCTTGCTCTACAATGCGTTGCCGTTGATTGCGCCCAAGGCCGTCATCCCGGTGACTGTCATAGGAATCATGGGAGTGGGTTTTTACCATGGCGCCTATATCGCCGAAGTCGTTCGCGCCGGAATCCAATCGATTCATCACGGCCAAATCGAGGCGGCTTTGTCACAAGGATTTTCTTATATTCAAGCCATGCGGCATGTCATCATTCCGCAGGCGCTCCGTGTCGTATTGCCACCGCTGACGAATCAAGCGGTTGTTTTGATTAAGAATACTTCGATATTGGCCGTCATCGCAGGTGGAGACTTGATGTATCGAGGAGACTCATATGCCGGCAACGCCGGTAACTACGGTCCGACTTATATCGTCGTCGGTTTGTTGTACTTCGCCCTCTGCTTTCCTCTCGCGGTTTTGACCAAGAAGCTCGAAGACAGAGCGGAGGTGCATGGGAATGCTTAATTGGATGGGTCCTGATGTCGTTTCCATGCTCAAAGACCCGGTCATCTATGCGGCGCTCGGTCGAGGGCTGCAACTGACGCTCGTTATCGCGCTGGTCACGATTGTGTTGAGTTTTATTTTCGGTACGCTTCTCGGTATCGCGCGTTTTTCTAAGATTCCCGTTTTGAGCCAGGCGGCAACGGTCTATATCGAGTTCGTTCGAAACATTCCGTTGTTGCTCATATTGCTCTTTTGTTATTTCGTCGGGGGGCTGCAGTCCAGAGATGCGGCAATATTTGGATTGACCGTATTCACTTCGTCGCTTCTTGCCGAAGTGGTTCGCGGCGGCTTGAACTCCATCGGTACGGGGCAGTGGGAAGCGGCGCATTCTCAGGGCTTTAACTATGTTCAAATTCTGCGTTATATCGTTTTGCCGCAGGCCGTCGTCAAGATGATACCGCCGATCGTTTCGCAATTCGTCACCGTCATCAAAGACTCTTCGTTCGCCATGACCATCGGTGCGTTCGAATTGATGTATGAGGGTGTTATCCTCACGGGCAAGTATTGGAAAGCGACGCAGGTTATCACCATCTATATTTTGATCGCCCTCATCTACTTCGTTATAAACTTCACTTTATCGCTACTATCTCGCAAGCTACAGGGCAAGTTGTCTTTGGGACGAGGTACTATCGAGCAATAGTTATTTACACGTATTACCTAACTATTTATCGGCAGCAAACCTCGGTTTGGCTGCCGATTTTTCTTGTGTTAGTTCATTTTGTGAAGTTGCCTTGCCAATGGGCAAGCTATACTTAGAGAGAAACAAGAAGAGGAAGGTTTTATCATGTCGACGAATCACATCGGTCAGAAGTTGACCACCCTGCGAACCGCGCATCGGATGTCGATGGAAGAACTCGCCGAGCGCAGCGGGTGCAGTGTGAAAACAATCAAAGAAATCGAGTCGAATGCAATCGTACCCTCGCTTTCGCCACTTATTCAGATCACTCGTTCACTGGGCGTACGTCTCGGAACCCTGCTCGATGACGACAAGGGAATAGGGCCGAGTGTGACTCGGGCCGGAGAGGCCGAGCGGACTTCTCGCATGAAGAGCCTCGAAACGGGAACGAAGAGCGCTCCGCTCGACTTCTTCTCGTTGGCGCAGGGAAAACTTTCGCGTCACATGGATCCCTTCATGATCGATGTCGCCCCGAACACCGAGCGTGATCTTTCGACGCACGAAGGGGAAGAGTTCATCTACGTCATGAACGGAGAACTCGAAATCGAGTATGGAAAAGACACGTATGTACTCAAGCCCGGTGATTCGATTTATT is a genomic window containing:
- the rplL gene encoding 50S ribosomal protein L7/L12 — translated: MAVSREEIVEALKEMPALELSELVKELEEVFGVSAAAPMMAAGAAAGAGAAEVEEEQVNFDVVLEGFGDNKIAVIKIVRELTGLGLKDAKDLVESAPKAILEGVAKDKAEEAKGKLADAGAAVSLK
- a CDS encoding amino acid ABC transporter ATP-binding protein; this encodes MIELKNVNKKFGDHHVLKDINLEVKTGQKLVIIGPSGSGKSTMIRCMNMLEKPTSGQVFVDGVELTARKVPIAAVRQSVAMVFQQFNLYPHKTVLENLTLAPVVVQGVSKEEAEDSGMAYLDRVGLREKYNAYPNQLSGGQQQRVAIARALNMHPKVLLFDEPTSALDPEMIQEVLDVIIGLAEEGITMVVVTHEMGFAKVAADRVVFVDEGRIIEDGTPAHFFENAQNDRTKLFLSKILR
- a CDS encoding transporter substrate-binding domain-containing protein → MKKKMLVLVIAFALVLSVTALVGCGTEEAATTGSTGVSSDIQKIKDAGVLKVGVKVDVPNFGYKDPKTNKIDGFEIDLARQLAKRILGDESKIQLEPVTAKTRGPLLDNGQLDVVIATFTIKPDRLLQWNFSDGYYTDEVGILVKKNSGIAGLKDLNGKKVGVAQGATTKDAIEAEIATQKLSIKPNYLEFASYPEINAALESGRIDAFSVDKSILTGYLSSDKVILAEGFAPQEYGIATKKGNDGITEECNTMLKEMTANGEMATLLKKWNLN
- a CDS encoding cupin domain-containing protein is translated as MMSTNHIGQKLTTLRTAHRMSMEELAERSGCSVKTIKEIESNAIVPSLSPLIQITRSLGVRLGTLLDDDKGIGPSVTRAGEAERTSRMKSLETGTKSAPLDFFSLAQGKLSRHMDPFMIDVAPNTERDLSTHEGEEFIYVMNGELEIEYGKDTYVLKPGDSIYYDSIVPHQVRGYGDGMTRIMAVVYTPA
- a CDS encoding amino acid ABC transporter permease: MLKDPVIYAALGRGLQLTLVIALVTIVLSFIFGTLLGIARFSKIPVLSQAATVYIEFVRNIPLLLILLFCYFVGGLQSRDAAIFGLTVFTSSLLAEVVRGGLNSIGTGQWEAAHSQGFNYVQILRYIVLPQAVVKMIPPIVSQFVTVIKDSSFAMTIGAFELMYEGVILTGKYWKATQVITIYILIALIYFVINFTLSLLSRKLQGKLSLGRGTIEQ
- a CDS encoding amino acid ABC transporter permease — protein: MGPFSLQKWQASLSNVPMLIEGLGVTLIVSVTGLALAMIIGVVFGVLSSSHWKVARFFARIYVEFFQNTPLLIQVFLLYNALPLIAPKAVIPVTVIGIMGVGFYHGAYIAEVVRAGIQSIHHGQIEAALSQGFSYIQAMRHVIIPQALRVVLPPLTNQAVVLIKNTSILAVIAGGDLMYRGDSYAGNAGNYGPTYIVVGLLYFALCFPLAVLTKKLEDRAEVHGNA